Proteins found in one Merismopedia glauca CCAP 1448/3 genomic segment:
- a CDS encoding AbrB/MazE/SpoVT family DNA-binding domain-containing protein yields MAIGTVTSKGQVTIPKEIRDYLKIDTGSQVDFVIDGDGTVVLLPRRIESSDISGMMHRPGKAAMALEEIDEQILEVVSAEQPT; encoded by the coding sequence ATGGCGATCGGCACCGTGACTAGTAAAGGACAAGTCACCATTCCCAAAGAAATACGAGATTATCTGAAAATAGATACTGGCAGCCAAGTAGATTTCGTGATCGATGGCGACGGCACTGTAGTTTTACTACCCCGCAGGATCGAGAGCAGTGACATATCTGGCATGATGCACAGACCTGGAAAAGCTGCGATGGCTCTTGAGGAGATAGACGAGCAAATTCTAGAGGTGGTATCTGCGGAGCAACCAACGTGA